One genomic window of Halolamina sediminis includes the following:
- a CDS encoding DUF7544 domain-containing protein has product MTLYALENVDDAIDATRSFLWPFDLGRWLKLAFVVFFLGGTGAVNPFQFGGGTSSTESPGEPGQLPSYSEIVNALTPTEWAIVGAIVGTILLLGLILGFIGAVMEFVFVESLRRERVSIREYWGARWRQGVRLFGFRLVVGLLSLAVAGGAIVAALWPLFAGGQFSVAVLLLAIGVALVVAMISGLLTGFTTQFVVPVMVAEDRTVLGAWKRFWPTMTGQWKEYLAYAVLRIVLSIAVSILVGVVTAIGLVVLAIPLVMVGIAGGVLLSVSDIVGGAVLLVVVALFFVAVIAISLVIAVPVQTYLRYYALLVLGDTEEAFDLVAERRRAIRE; this is encoded by the coding sequence ATGACGCTGTACGCTCTGGAGAACGTCGACGACGCCATCGACGCCACGCGGTCGTTCCTCTGGCCGTTCGACCTCGGCCGCTGGCTCAAGCTCGCGTTCGTGGTGTTCTTCCTCGGCGGCACCGGTGCGGTCAACCCCTTCCAGTTCGGCGGGGGGACGTCGTCGACTGAGAGCCCGGGTGAACCGGGGCAGCTGCCGAGCTACTCGGAGATCGTCAACGCGCTCACCCCGACCGAGTGGGCGATCGTCGGCGCGATCGTCGGCACCATACTGCTGCTCGGCCTGATATTGGGGTTCATCGGCGCGGTGATGGAGTTCGTGTTCGTCGAGTCGCTGCGCCGCGAGCGCGTCTCGATCCGGGAGTACTGGGGCGCCCGCTGGCGGCAGGGCGTCCGGCTGTTCGGCTTCCGGCTGGTCGTCGGGCTGCTCTCGCTTGCGGTCGCCGGCGGCGCGATCGTCGCTGCGCTCTGGCCGCTGTTCGCCGGTGGGCAGTTCTCCGTCGCCGTGCTCCTGCTCGCGATCGGGGTCGCGCTCGTCGTCGCGATGATCAGCGGGCTGCTCACCGGCTTCACGACGCAGTTCGTCGTCCCGGTGATGGTGGCGGAGGACCGGACGGTCCTCGGCGCCTGGAAGCGGTTCTGGCCCACGATGACCGGCCAGTGGAAGGAGTACCTCGCCTACGCCGTCCTCCGGATCGTGCTCTCGATCGCGGTCAGCATCCTCGTCGGCGTCGTCACCGCCATCGGCCTGGTGGTGCTCGCGATCCCGTTGGTGATGGTCGGGATCGCCGGTGGCGTGCTGCTCTCGGTGTCCGATATCGTCGGTGGCGCGGTGCTCCTCGTCGTCGTGGCGCTGTTCTTCGTCGCGGTGATCGCCATCTCGCTGGTGATCGCCGTCCCCGTCCAGACGTACCTGCGCTACTACGCGCTGCTCGTGCTGGGTGACACCGAGGAGGCGTTCGATCTCGTTGCGGAGCGGCGCCGCGCGATCCGGGAGTAG